A window from Calditrichia bacterium encodes these proteins:
- a CDS encoding outer membrane beta-barrel protein produces the protein MKKLMFMVLIICFAGSSGAFAQGLYFGPQLGFFKSKDSDNTNIFVGAAVRLKSAGSFGVEGSIGYRQEKFFDETVTVKNWPIMVTGLFYPIPIVYGAMGAGWYNTTIEYDDNVPGVDLEDNSETSQEFGWHFGFGAELPVGGKTKLSTDIRYVFLNYDFNAVPGSGDVNSNFYIINAGLMFRL, from the coding sequence ATGAAAAAACTTATGTTTATGGTGCTCATTATTTGCTTTGCAGGCAGCTCCGGGGCTTTTGCACAGGGACTTTATTTTGGACCGCAGCTCGGATTTTTCAAATCGAAAGATTCGGATAACACCAACATTTTTGTCGGTGCTGCCGTTCGCCTGAAATCCGCCGGATCGTTTGGCGTCGAAGGATCTATCGGTTATCGGCAGGAGAAATTTTTCGACGAAACGGTAACGGTCAAAAATTGGCCCATTATGGTAACCGGACTGTTTTATCCAATTCCGATCGTTTACGGCGCGATGGGCGCAGGTTGGTATAACACCACCATCGAATACGATGACAATGTGCCCGGTGTCGATCTGGAGGATAACAGCGAAACATCGCAGGAATTCGGCTGGCATTTTGGCTTTGGCGCGGAACTGCCGGTTGGCGGAAAGACAAAACTCAGCACCGATATCCGCTATGTTTTCCTGAATTACGATTTCAATGCCGTGCCCGGAAGCGGTGATGTTAACAGCAATTTCTACATCATCAATGCCGGACTGATGTTCCGGCTTTAA
- a CDS encoding Crp/Fnr family transcriptional regulator, whose amino-acid sequence MNDDSKYLPILENANPRVKAIFESTAIHKQFSAGTQLAMEGAVCHYFFVVISGIIRVFKLGDTGREITLYRVNPNQSCILTSFGVLSQTPFPAFAIAETDVELLMVTAADIRDWVDRYDVWRKHLFENMTIRLNEILNTIEKVAFQRLDARLAEYLLSHFPADMRILKITHEQLGRELGSSRVPVSRILEEWENDGAIELARGKIIILNREQLREKLHQ is encoded by the coding sequence ATGAATGACGACAGCAAATATTTACCGATTCTCGAAAATGCCAATCCGCGAGTGAAGGCGATTTTTGAATCGACCGCGATCCACAAACAGTTTTCCGCTGGCACACAGCTCGCGATGGAAGGTGCGGTTTGCCATTACTTTTTTGTGGTGATCTCTGGAATTATTCGGGTATTCAAACTTGGCGATACCGGACGGGAAATTACATTATATCGGGTAAATCCCAATCAGAGCTGCATTTTAACGTCGTTTGGCGTGCTGTCCCAAACGCCGTTTCCGGCGTTCGCCATTGCGGAAACCGATGTTGAATTGCTGATGGTAACCGCAGCAGATATTCGCGATTGGGTGGATCGGTACGATGTGTGGCGCAAACATTTGTTCGAAAACATGACCATCCGTCTCAACGAAATTTTGAACACGATTGAAAAAGTAGCGTTTCAACGATTGGATGCGCGATTGGCGGAATATTTGTTATCGCATTTTCCGGCGGATATGCGCATTCTGAAAATCACTCACGAGCAATTGGGGCGCGAACTCGGGTCGTCGCGGGTTCCGGTCAGCCGGATTCTCGAAGAATGGGAAAATGACGGCGCAATTGAGCTGGCGCGCGGCAAAATTATCATCCTCAATCGCGAGCAATTGCGGGAAAAGTTGCACCAGTAA
- a CDS encoding 2,3-bisphosphoglycerate-independent phosphoglycerate mutase: MKPEILSELITKNDKKIVYLVMDGLGGLPMGGDKTELETAKTPNLDKFAAEGITGMLDPVSPGITPGSGPGHLALFGYDPLEFLIGRGVLSALGVDFELTDRDVAARLNFCTLDSNGKVSDRRAGRIPTDVNEKLVAKIKANVKLSDGMEYSLLTESEHRAVFILRGDGLGGNINDTDPQQTGLTPKAPVGEDAASQKTVKYVKEFLSGVQETLKNDHPANMVLARGFAKFDPPPSMEARYGLNAVAIAQYPMYRGLARLVGMDVPKKPETYDAMFNQLKEHWDSHTFFFVHFKKTDSTGEDGNFEKKVHVIEEIDAWAAKLRDLNPDVLVVTGDHSTPSALKNHSWHPVPTLLWSENCRPDEVTQFGEKYCMRGYIGRMATKHLIMLSLANALKLKKFGA; this comes from the coding sequence ATGAAACCGGAAATATTGAGCGAACTGATTACCAAAAATGACAAAAAAATTGTGTATCTGGTGATGGACGGGTTAGGCGGATTGCCGATGGGCGGCGACAAAACCGAACTGGAAACCGCCAAAACCCCGAACCTCGACAAATTTGCCGCAGAAGGCATTACCGGAATGCTCGATCCGGTTTCGCCGGGCATTACGCCGGGCAGCGGACCGGGACATCTGGCGCTGTTCGGATACGATCCGCTGGAATTCCTGATCGGTCGCGGTGTGCTTTCCGCACTCGGGGTGGATTTTGAGCTGACCGATCGCGATGTTGCCGCACGACTGAATTTTTGCACGCTGGACAGCAACGGCAAGGTGAGCGATCGCCGTGCCGGACGGATTCCCACCGATGTGAACGAAAAACTGGTTGCCAAAATCAAGGCGAACGTGAAGCTCAGCGACGGCATGGAATATTCTCTGCTGACCGAATCCGAGCATCGCGCGGTATTTATTTTGCGCGGCGACGGGCTTGGCGGCAACATCAACGATACCGATCCGCAGCAAACCGGGCTGACACCCAAAGCGCCGGTCGGCGAAGATGCCGCATCGCAAAAAACCGTGAAATATGTGAAAGAATTTTTATCGGGCGTGCAGGAAACGCTCAAAAATGATCATCCGGCCAACATGGTTTTGGCGCGCGGATTTGCCAAATTCGATCCCCCGCCATCGATGGAAGCGCGTTACGGGCTGAACGCCGTGGCAATCGCCCAATACCCGATGTATCGCGGTCTGGCGCGGCTGGTCGGGATGGATGTCCCCAAAAAACCGGAAACCTACGACGCCATGTTCAATCAATTAAAAGAACATTGGGATTCGCACACCTTCTTTTTTGTGCATTTCAAGAAAACGGACAGCACCGGCGAAGACGGCAATTTTGAGAAAAAAGTGCATGTCATCGAGGAAATCGATGCGTGGGCGGCAAAATTGCGCGATCTGAACCCGGATGTGCTGGTGGTTACCGGCGACCACTCCACGCCCTCCGCACTGAAAAACCACAGTTGGCATCCGGTGCCGACCCTTTTGTGGTCGGAAAATTGCCGCCCGGATGAAGTCACCCAATTTGGCGAAAAATATTGCATGCGCGGCTACATCGGCAGGATGGCCACCAAACACCTGATCATGTTGTCGCTTGCCAATGCACTCAAATTGAAAAAATTCGGTGCATAA
- a CDS encoding pirin family protein — protein MNHTSEPKMIIRRSDERGFEDFGWTDNWMTFSFANYHDPAWINFGPLRVMVENHIQPHSGFPAHPHRDVEIVTYVVSGTLTHGDSFGHKAGITAGEMQLISAGSRGMIHSEENLHDVVEHNYQMWLIPERTGTQFEYHQLKFTPEERQGKFCMYVSPDGENGSMPINTNARIYAGLFSPGDEAVHELRENYGAWIQMVSGEATISGVQMQQGDGIGITNTAKITMNFSKNSEVLLFDLGMNSRLIWR, from the coding sequence ATGAATCACACATCTGAACCAAAAATGATTATCCGACGAAGCGACGAACGCGGTTTTGAAGATTTTGGCTGGACAGACAACTGGATGACTTTTTCCTTCGCTAATTATCACGATCCGGCTTGGATCAATTTTGGCCCGCTGCGGGTGATGGTGGAAAATCACATCCAGCCGCACTCGGGATTTCCGGCGCATCCGCACCGGGATGTTGAAATTGTCACCTACGTTGTTTCCGGAACGCTTACGCATGGCGACAGCTTCGGGCACAAAGCCGGCATTACTGCCGGAGAAATGCAGTTGATCAGCGCCGGAAGCCGGGGAATGATTCATTCGGAAGAAAATCTGCACGATGTTGTCGAGCACAATTATCAAATGTGGCTGATTCCCGAACGCACCGGAACGCAGTTCGAATATCATCAACTGAAATTTACGCCGGAAGAACGGCAGGGCAAATTTTGCATGTATGTGTCGCCGGACGGCGAAAACGGCAGCATGCCGATCAACACCAACGCTCGTATTTATGCCGGATTATTTTCCCCCGGCGATGAAGCTGTTCACGAACTCCGGGAAAATTATGGCGCATGGATTCAAATGGTATCTGGCGAAGCAACCATTTCCGGTGTTCAAATGCAGCAGGGCGACGGTATTGGCATCACCAACACCGCAAAAATCACGATGAATTTTTCAAAAAATAGTGAGGTGTTGCTATTTGATTTGGGAATGAACTCACGGTTGATCTGGCGATAA
- a CDS encoding M48 family metalloprotease — MLVSEQQEISMGKEYDPQVVATYGVYDDAEIAAYISDIGQRIATVSDRPGLAYEFKVLDSPVINAFAVPGGYVYFTRGILAYLNNEAEVVGVMGHEVGHIAARHSAKQISQQQIATIGLGVGSILSEDVAKYAGLAQAGLGLLFLRFGRDAERQSDQLGVDYSTKLGYDATEMANFFGTLDKMSGGESGGLPGWFSTHPAPDERVQNVTRMAQEQQAKNPAANYEVNREKYLRKIDGLIFGDDPRQGYAEEGFFYHPELKFQFPVPADWQVVNTPSQVQIANSDQNAVILFQLAQQNTARAAADNFVTQANAQKVSDDAMRVHSLNAVRLVSDVNSNDGVLRVVSYFIEYEGRVYLFHGLSNKLNFSRYGDTMENCMRGFNRLTNPQKINVEPNRIRIKTVAKTGTLESTLQSFGVAADKMELHSLLNGMELNSTVQANSLIKVVGK, encoded by the coding sequence ATGCTGGTTTCCGAACAGCAGGAAATTTCCATGGGCAAAGAATACGACCCGCAAGTAGTTGCAACTTATGGCGTTTACGACGATGCGGAAATCGCCGCATACATCAGCGACATCGGGCAGCGGATCGCTACAGTTTCGGATCGCCCGGGATTGGCGTATGAATTTAAAGTGCTGGATTCTCCGGTGATCAACGCATTTGCGGTTCCCGGCGGATATGTGTATTTCACTCGCGGCATTTTGGCATATCTGAACAACGAAGCGGAAGTGGTTGGCGTAATGGGTCACGAAGTGGGGCATATTGCCGCACGCCATTCTGCCAAACAAATTTCCCAGCAGCAGATCGCCACCATCGGGTTGGGCGTCGGCTCGATTCTTTCCGAGGATGTTGCAAAATATGCCGGATTGGCGCAAGCCGGTTTGGGGCTGCTGTTTTTGCGATTCGGTCGCGATGCCGAACGGCAGTCTGATCAGCTTGGCGTGGATTACTCGACCAAACTTGGATACGATGCAACAGAAATGGCAAATTTTTTCGGGACGCTGGATAAAATGAGCGGTGGCGAAAGCGGCGGTTTGCCCGGCTGGTTTTCCACTCACCCGGCGCCAGACGAGCGCGTCCAAAACGTCACCCGGATGGCGCAGGAACAGCAGGCCAAAAATCCCGCTGCCAATTACGAAGTCAATCGCGAGAAATATCTCCGCAAAATTGACGGGCTGATTTTCGGCGATGATCCCCGGCAAGGTTACGCCGAGGAGGGATTTTTTTATCACCCGGAGTTGAAATTCCAGTTTCCGGTACCGGCAGATTGGCAAGTTGTGAACACGCCATCGCAGGTGCAGATCGCCAACAGCGACCAGAACGCTGTGATTTTATTCCAGTTAGCGCAACAAAACACCGCCCGCGCAGCTGCGGATAATTTTGTCACGCAAGCCAACGCCCAAAAAGTTTCGGACGACGCAATGCGGGTGCATTCGCTGAATGCGGTGCGGCTGGTTTCGGATGTCAATTCCAATGACGGCGTGCTGCGGGTCGTTTCCTATTTTATTGAATATGAGGGACGGGTGTATCTGTTTCACGGATTGAGCAACAAACTCAATTTTTCGCGCTACGGCGACACGATGGAAAACTGCATGCGCGGCTTTAACCGGCTCACCAATCCCCAAAAAATAAATGTGGAACCGAACCGCATTCGCATCAAAACGGTTGCCAAAACCGGAACGCTGGAAAGCACGTTGCAATCTTTCGGCGTTGCCGCCGATAAAATGGAATTGCACTCACTTTTGAACGGTATGGAATTGAACAGCACTGTTCAGGCGAACAGTTTGATTAAAGTGGTTGGAAAATAA
- a CDS encoding class I SAM-dependent methyltransferase: MPDRVIRKLNLYKTYAVSWYEQRAYLKTLQKKSYDYETLFAILAELTGTTPEIISGYYQEMHDDKVFSLIESTIRNIPDLQHHTYDGYDVIQQIGIEKYVRIDRTALYCIVRAKKPEIFVETGTRWGIGACFILAAMEKNGGGQLYSFDIGINKIPGDEYFWPKNHQQLGFMVPQHLRHRYTIIEGDAKLTLPNFLSDIQPKVDIFYHDSLHTYEHMNFEFTTIRPHMAVNGLLISEDTNHNDAWSDFIKQTPYKLETGYCSHLGIFEDREVRAIAL, encoded by the coding sequence ATGCCCGACCGTGTTATCCGTAAACTGAATCTGTATAAAACATACGCTGTATCCTGGTACGAGCAACGTGCCTATTTGAAAACGTTGCAGAAAAAATCCTACGATTACGAAACATTGTTTGCCATCCTCGCCGAACTTACCGGCACAACCCCGGAAATAATCAGCGGTTATTATCAGGAAATGCACGATGACAAGGTCTTTTCACTGATCGAATCCACCATTCGGAACATCCCGGATTTACAGCACCACACGTACGACGGTTACGATGTGATCCAGCAAATCGGGATCGAGAAATACGTGCGCATCGACCGGACGGCGTTGTATTGCATCGTCCGCGCCAAAAAACCGGAGATATTTGTGGAAACCGGCACGCGCTGGGGCATTGGCGCCTGTTTTATTCTGGCGGCGATGGAAAAAAACGGCGGCGGGCAATTATACAGCTTTGATATCGGCATCAACAAAATTCCCGGCGATGAATATTTTTGGCCAAAAAATCATCAGCAATTGGGATTTATGGTGCCGCAGCACCTCCGGCATCGCTATACGATTATCGAAGGCGACGCAAAACTAACGCTGCCGAACTTTTTAAGCGATATTCAACCGAAAGTGGACATTTTTTATCACGACAGCCTGCACACCTACGAGCACATGAATTTTGAATTTACCACTATCCGCCCGCATATGGCTGTCAACGGATTGCTGATTTCGGAGGATACCAACCATAACGATGCGTGGTCGGATTTTATCAAACAAACGCCATACAAACTGGAAACCGGCTACTGCTCGCATCTGGGCATTTTTGAGGACCGGGAGGTCCGGGCGATTGCGTTGTAG